The Georgenia sp. TF02-10 genome window below encodes:
- a CDS encoding GtrA family protein, which yields MTTSRTEGPGAAATTAVATGRRGTDGIVGGTGADGAATAAGGPDGAGAAASGSDGAGTAAPGPDRTATAAGGAHRAPTATGPAAAAAAGHRRARPAALVHRFLRGQSLRTWLVELGRFAMVGGLAFVVDVGLFNLLRFGPGELLGPKPLTAKMVSVAVSVLVAWLGNRYWTFSATRQPSRGRELTIFALVNLGGMAIAVGCLAVSHYLLGLTSPLADNIAANGVGLVLGTAFRYLCYRYVVFTADPGPAVALSSPRRRR from the coding sequence GTGACGACGTCCCGCACCGAGGGTCCCGGCGCCGCCGCGACGACGGCGGTGGCCACCGGCCGCCGGGGCACCGACGGGATCGTCGGCGGCACCGGTGCGGACGGCGCGGCCACCGCGGCGGGCGGTCCCGACGGCGCGGGCGCGGCTGCGAGCGGCTCCGACGGCGCAGGCACGGCTGCGCCCGGTCCGGACCGTACGGCCACGGCCGCGGGTGGCGCCCACCGTGCGCCCACCGCCACCGGCCCCGCCGCGGCAGCCGCGGCCGGCCACCGCCGGGCCCGCCCCGCCGCGCTGGTGCACCGGTTCCTCCGCGGCCAGAGCCTGCGGACCTGGCTGGTCGAGCTCGGCCGCTTCGCCATGGTGGGCGGGCTGGCCTTCGTCGTCGACGTCGGCCTGTTCAACCTGCTGCGGTTCGGGCCGGGCGAGCTCCTCGGGCCCAAGCCGCTGACGGCCAAGATGGTCTCCGTGGCCGTCTCCGTGCTGGTGGCCTGGCTGGGCAACCGGTACTGGACCTTCTCCGCCACCCGCCAGCCCTCCCGCGGCCGCGAGCTGACCATTTTCGCCCTGGTCAACCTCGGCGGCATGGCGATCGCCGTCGGCTGCCTGGCCGTGAGCCACTACCTGCTCGGGCTGACCTCGCCGCTGGCGGACAACATCGCCGCCAACGGCGTGGGCCTCGTGCTCGGGACCGCGTTCCGGTACCTGTGCTACCGGTACGTGGTCTTCACGGCGGACCCGGGCCCCGCGGTGGCGCTCTCCTCGCCGCGCCGACGCAGGTAG
- a CDS encoding 5-(carboxyamino)imidazole ribonucleotide synthase encodes MGAPVVAVVGGGQLARMMQPPAVALGVHLRVLVESATAATAQVAPDAPVGAAADERALRELVAGADVLTFEHEHVPGDVLRRLQATGVPVRPGPDALVHAQDKIVMRRRLTELGVPCPAWAAVTDADELTAFGEETGWPVVVKTARGGYDGKGVRVVTSADQAADWLAALEPGQALLAEEHVPFTRELAVLVARRPSGGPGGGGEVRAWPVVQTIQADGVCAEVLAPAPGLPPETADRAQAIGERIATGLGVTGVLAVELFEVAGPGGDSRLVVNELAMRPHNSGHWTIDGAVTSQFEQHLRAVLDLPLGETTPTAPHAVMVNLLGSARPEPRAAYPELMEQFPSAKVHLYGKEVRPGRKLGHVTVTGPDSAAARKTARAAVALLRGDGPGAAQVGDDDRDRVDR; translated from the coding sequence GTGGGAGCTCCGGTGGTCGCGGTCGTGGGTGGGGGCCAGCTGGCCCGGATGATGCAGCCGCCGGCGGTGGCCCTGGGCGTGCACCTGCGCGTGCTCGTGGAGTCGGCGACGGCGGCCACCGCCCAGGTCGCGCCGGACGCGCCGGTCGGCGCCGCGGCCGACGAGCGGGCGCTGCGCGAGCTCGTCGCCGGCGCCGACGTGCTCACCTTCGAGCACGAGCACGTCCCCGGCGACGTGCTCCGTCGGCTGCAGGCCACCGGCGTCCCGGTCCGCCCCGGCCCCGACGCCCTGGTGCACGCCCAGGACAAGATCGTCATGCGCCGTCGGTTGACCGAGCTCGGCGTGCCCTGCCCGGCGTGGGCGGCGGTCACCGACGCCGACGAGCTCACCGCCTTCGGCGAGGAGACCGGGTGGCCGGTCGTCGTCAAGACCGCCCGGGGCGGATACGACGGGAAGGGCGTGCGGGTGGTGACGTCGGCGGACCAGGCCGCCGACTGGCTCGCTGCGCTGGAGCCCGGGCAGGCCCTGCTCGCCGAGGAGCACGTGCCCTTCACCCGCGAGCTCGCCGTCCTCGTCGCCCGCCGACCGTCCGGCGGTCCGGGCGGCGGCGGGGAGGTCCGGGCCTGGCCGGTGGTGCAGACCATCCAGGCCGACGGTGTGTGCGCCGAGGTCCTCGCGCCGGCACCGGGTCTGCCGCCCGAGACCGCCGACCGGGCGCAGGCGATCGGCGAGCGCATCGCCACGGGCCTGGGTGTCACCGGCGTCCTCGCCGTGGAGCTCTTCGAGGTGGCCGGACCCGGGGGAGACAGCCGGCTGGTGGTCAACGAGCTGGCCATGCGCCCGCACAACTCCGGGCACTGGACCATCGACGGTGCGGTGACCAGCCAGTTCGAGCAGCACCTGCGCGCCGTGCTCGACCTTCCGCTGGGGGAGACGACGCCCACGGCGCCGCACGCCGTCATGGTCAACCTCCTCGGCTCCGCCCGCCCCGAGCCCCGCGCGGCGTACCCCGAGCTCATGGAGCAGTTCCCGAGCGCGAAGGTGCACCTGTACGGCAAGGAGGTGCGACCGGGCCGCAAGCTCGGCCACGTCACCGTCACCGGCCCCGACTCCGCCGCCGCCCGAAAAACGGCTCGGGCCGCCGTCGCCCTGCTGCGCGGCGACGGCCCCGGTGCCGCGCAGGTTGGCGACGACGACCGGGACCGGGTGGACCGCTGA